In Acinetobacter piscicola, a single window of DNA contains:
- a CDS encoding succinate dehydrogenase iron-sulfur subunit, producing the protein MSRGTRTFEIYRYDPDKDKAPYMQTFKLELTDKHRMLLDALLALKVQDESLTFRRSCREGICGSDGVNINGKNGLACLWNLNDLPEKIVIRPLPGLPVIKDLVVDMNQFYDQYDKIQPFLINNQPAPPKERLQSPEEREHLDGLYECILCACCSTSCPSFWWNPDKFLGPSALLNAYRFIIDSRDSATQERLARLDDPFSLFRCKGIMNCVSVCPKGLNPTKAIGHIRSMLLDQAG; encoded by the coding sequence ATGAGTAGAGGTACTCGTACATTCGAAATCTACCGCTATGATCCTGATAAGGATAAAGCGCCGTATATGCAAACTTTTAAACTTGAATTGACAGACAAGCATCGTATGTTGCTTGATGCACTTCTTGCATTAAAAGTACAAGATGAATCATTAACATTCCGCCGCTCTTGCCGTGAAGGTATTTGTGGTTCGGATGGTGTGAATATCAATGGTAAAAATGGTCTTGCTTGTTTGTGGAACTTAAACGATTTACCTGAAAAAATCGTGATTCGTCCATTGCCAGGTTTGCCAGTGATTAAAGATTTAGTTGTGGATATGAATCAGTTCTACGATCAGTATGACAAAATTCAACCATTCCTGATTAACAATCAACCTGCGCCACCGAAAGAGCGTTTACAGTCTCCTGAAGAGCGTGAGCACTTAGATGGTTTGTATGAATGTATTCTTTGTGCATGTTGTTCAACTTCATGCCCATCATTCTGGTGGAATCCTGATAAATTCTTAGGCCCATCTGCATTGTTGAATGCATACCGTTTCATTATTGATTCACGTGACTCTGCAACACAAGAACGTTTGGCTCGTCTTGACGACCCATTCTCATTGTTCCGTTGTAAAGGGATTATGAACTGTGTATCAGTATGTCCTAAAGGTTTGAATCCAACAAAAGCAATCGGTCACATCCGTAGCATGTTGCTCGACCAAGCGGGTTAA